A portion of the Bombina bombina isolate aBomBom1 chromosome 11, aBomBom1.pri, whole genome shotgun sequence genome contains these proteins:
- the MPG gene encoding DNA-3-methyladenine glycosylase, protein MPIKRRRIENLNVQEPNITVPKKKDNDITVSQRKEQDEMTSKYFQNRLQSDFYNQACTDLAKSFLGQILVRKLPDGTELRGRIVETESYLGGEDEASHSKGGKRTERNKAMYMKPGTVYVYQIYGVYFCMNISSQGDGAAVLLRSLEPLEGLDVMRKFRELRRKEKAKALKDTELCNGPSKLCLALDMDKSFDKRDLSNDEITWLEPGSKILDKDIVFCPRIGISYAGEWTKKPLRFYVKGNKYVSVRDKMAEALMV, encoded by the exons ATGCCTATAAAGAGACGGCGAATAGAGAACTTAAATGTTCAGGAGCCGAACATAACTGTCCCCAAAAAGAAAGATAATGATATAACCGTTAGTCAGAGAAAAGAACAGGATGAAATGACCAGTAAATACTTCCAGAACAGACTCCAATCAGACTTCTACAATCAGGCGTGTACTGATCTGGCCAAATCCTTCCTGGGGCAG ATATTGGTCCGGAAGCTGCCAGATGGAACAGAACTCCGAGGACGGATTGTAGAGACGGAGTCCTACTTGGGGGGAGAGGATGAAGCCTCACACTCAAAGGGAGGAAAACGCACAGAGAGGAACAAAGCTATGTACATGAAGCCAGGAACAGtatatgtgtatcagatctatGGCGTCTATTTCTGCATGAACATCTCCAGCCAGG GTGACGGTGCCGCTGTTCTTCTGCGATCTCTCGAGCCTTTGGAGGGTCTTGATGTGATGAGAAAGTTTAGAGAACTCAGAAGAAAAGAAAAGGCTAAAGCTCTTAAAGACACTGAACTCTGCAATGGGCCTTCTAAACTCTGCCTGGCACTTGATATGGATAAGAGTTTTGACAAGAGAGATCTCTCTAATGATGAAATTACCTGGTTGGAACCAGGATCTAAGATACTAGACAAAGACATTGTATTTTGCCCACGAATCGGCATCAGCTACGCAGGGGAGTGGACTAAAAAACCTCTTAGATTTTATGTAAAAGGAAACAAATACGTAAGTGTGCGAGACAAAATGGCTGAAGCACTTATGGTGTAA